One Paraburkholderia caballeronis genomic window, CGAGAAGCGGATAGGTTTTCCCGATGTGCGCGGCCGGGTCAGCGAGGATCGCCGCGATGACTTCGCCCTGATCGCGAGCGGAGATCGGCGCGAAACGGCCGGTGGGGCCGAACGGTACGCCGTATTCACCATCGCGGATCTTGCCGCGCGTGTAGAGCAGCCATTCGTTGAACGCCGTCGGTCTCAGATGCGTGACGGGCACGCCGCTCCGGTCGAAAACCTGTTCCGCGAGCCAGTGCTGAAGCGCCGACTCGCTTCTTGCGTCCGCGCGGGCTGTCCGCTGCGATATGTTCACGACGTATTCGACGTCCTCTTCCCGTGCGGCCTGCGCGAAATGCACCGTCGCCTGCACGATGCCGGGAAACACCGGATAACAGAAATACGCTCGCTGGACGCCGTTGAACGCGCGCTGAACGGAGCGGAAGTCGAGGAAGTCGCCGGTGACGATCTCCGCGCCCTGCGCGGCGAGTTTCTTCGTCCGCTCGTCGTTCGTGCGAACGAGCGCCCGCACGGAAAAACCCCTGTCCAGCAGAAGCGACGCGGCCACGCTTCCGGTCGAACCCGTGGCGCCGGAGATGAGAATGGTCGGTTTCATGAAATTCTCCTTCGATTAGCCATCTTGATTAAATCCGGCCGCCGAACGAACGGCGTTTCATCCGAGCGGCCGTAAAACGGTGCGTCACGCGTGGCCGAGCAAGACCGCCGCGATGACCAGCGTCGCGCCGACGCCGGTGACGAAAGCCAGTGTCCGGACAACCGGAATGCCGGACGCGTAGGCGATGTAGTGGACGATCCGCGCGCCGAGATAGGTCTTGCAGGCCAGGATCGTGGCCGGCGTGCTCACGCCGGTCAGCGCGAGCACGATCACCAGCGGAGCGAACACCGCGAGGTTCTCCACCGCGTTGGCGTGCGCGCGCCGCGCCCGTTCGGCCCAGGCCGGGTCGGGCGGGAACGCGGGATCGGGATTGGCGAGCGTCCTGCCGACTCCGCGCGTCGCGATTCTCGCGAGTATGTAGGGGACCCACATCAGCACTGTCGCTACCGCTACGATGACCAGGATGCAGGATTCGGGGGTGAGCTTCATGATGGTTACCTCCTGTTGGGCAGCGAGTTTCACGCGGGTTTCGCGCGGGTTTCGCGCGTAACGGGCGGCTCTTCGTTCAGCCAAACGAAGAGCCCGCGCGACGAAGCCTTCCCGCTACCCGTGCCGGGTTGCGACGCTGCGATGAACACCGTCGGCGCCGCCGATGAAAAACGAAACGTTCATCGACGACGCCTCTCGCCGCTTATTGCCCCTGGATCAGCAGACCCAGCGGCGCGAGCGGGCCAACGTGCATCAGTTCGTACTGCGCGTATCCGCCGGACGTGAGCGGCAGCGCGTCGACGGCCGCCTTCGCCTCGTCGATCGACTCGACGTCCATCAGGAAAATCACGCCCGGCTTGTCCTGGCGGAACCAGAACTGCTCGATCTTGCCGTCCAGATAGAGCTTGAGCGTGGCAGGCACTTCGCCCGGCATGATCTGCTGCTTTTGTTCCGGCGACAGGGGCTTGACGATCGATGCGACGGCTAAAACTTTCATGGTGATCTCCTTGATCGAGTTCATTGCGTTGTGCAACGGAAGAGCACTGTAGCGTTCGCGGGCAAAAATATGTATTGTCACAAGTGACAACTTTAGAGTCATTTACGCCATGCGCATCGTCGTACTCGCTCTCGATGGACTGTTCGACACCGGCCTCGCGGTGACGCTCGATGCGCTCACCGCCGCGAACGGGCTCGCGTCCCGCCTGATGGGCGGCACACCTCGTTTCGAGGTATCGACCGTCGGCGTGCGCAAAAGAGTCCGGTCCGGCCAGGGCTTCACGATTCCCGTGCAAGCCATCACGCCCGATCTGAAGCCGGATTGGGTGATCGTTCCGGCGCTCGGCGCGACGACGCCGGAGCTGCTGCTTCCCGCCCTCGAACGGGCGGACGTGAAGCGCGCCGTCGCGCAGTTGCAGGCATGGCACCGCGAAGGCGCACGGATTGCCGCTTCGTGCATCGGCACGTTCCTGCTGGCGGAGGCGGGCCTTCTCGACGATCGGCCGGCGACGACGACCTGGTCGCTTGCGCCGCTGTTCCGGCAGCGTTATCCGCGTGTGTCGCTGGACGAATCGCGGATGCTCGTGCCGACGCACATCGGCGTGACCGCCGGCGCCGCGATGGGGCATCTCGATCTCGCGCTGTGGCTGATACGCACCGCGAGCCCGGAACTGGCGGCCCTCGTTTCGCGTTATCTGCTGGCCGACATTCGTTCTGCGCAGGCGCCGTATGTCATTCCGAACCATCTGGCGCAGGCCGATCCGTTGATCCAGCAATTCGAACGATGGGCGCGCGATCATCTGAAGAACGGGTTTTCGCTGCAGGAAGCGGCCGGCGCGCTGGCCACCAGCACGCGGACGCTGCAACGCCGTTGCCAGGAAGTCCTCGGCAAATCGCCGCTGAGCTACTTCCAGGATTTGCGCGTCGAACGCGCGCAATCGCTTCTTCACGGCAGCGGACTTGACATCGAAGCGATCGCCGCCGAAGTCGGCTATGAGGACGGTGCAACGCTGCGCACGCTGTTGCGCCAGCGGCTCGGCCGCGGCGTGCGCGATCTGCGCGTCGAGCTGCTTTGACGTGCCGGGTCCCGGCTCCGCGCGATGGCGGCGCGAATTCCAGTCGAGTCCCGTTGCCATGTCGGGCCGCCCTTTTTTCAACGCCAGGCAAGGCACGACGGCCGTCCGCTGGCGTAAACGGCTGCGAAGCTGGCGGGTATGACGCTGGGGCCTGTCGCGTTCCGGGATTAGACTCTGCATCGTGCATCGCACGGCGAACGGGAGGAAACCATGGCTGACGCAGCGGAGAACGCACAACACTACGAACCGGAAGGCCTGCTGGAACGCCTGAAACTTGCGCTGGCCACGATGGGGCGCGACCGCGGGCGTCTCGGCCCGGAGGATCTCGCACCGCTGGATCAGTTCCATTCTCGCGGACTGGACGCGACGATCGAACTCGCACAGGCGCTCGCGCTGGACGACTCGACGCGCGTGGTGGACATCGGCTCGGGCCTCGGCGGACCCTCCCGTTATCTGGCGGAGACCTACGGGTGCACGGTGCGCGGCATCGACCTCAGTCCACCGTTCGTCGAGGCGGCGACGTTCCTCGCGGAACGGGCGGGACTGTCCGGCAAGGTCGCCTATCAGTGCGCGGATGCGCTCGATCTGCCGTTCGACGACGAGTCGTTCGACGTTGCATGGACGCAGCACGTCGCGATGAACATCGCGGACCGCGCGGCGCTTTATCGCGAAACGTCCCGCGTGCTGCGGCCGGGAGGCCGCTTTGCGATCTTCGATGTCGTCGCGGCATCCGATGCGCCTCTGCATTACCCGGTGCCGTGGGCGCGCGGGCCGGAAGCGAGTTTTCTCGTTAGCGCGCAGCAGATGGACCGTCTGCTGACGGAGCAAGGGTTCCGGTCCCTCTCGCAGGTCGACAGCACGCAGGCCGGCATCGCCTGGTTTGCCGAACGGCAAAAGGCTCGCGCCGGACAATCGGAGCCGCCGGTGCTGGGCCTCCCTCTCGCGATGGGTCCGGGCTTCGGCGAAATGACGGCCAATCTCGCGCGCAACTTGCGCGAGGGACGCGCGGCGCTGGTTCAGGCCATTTACGAAAAGTCCTGACCGAGGC contains:
- a CDS encoding MAPEG family protein produces the protein MKLTPESCILVIVAVATVLMWVPYILARIATRGVGRTLANPDPAFPPDPAWAERARRAHANAVENLAVFAPLVIVLALTGVSTPATILACKTYLGARIVHYIAYASGIPVVRTLAFVTGVGATLVIAAVLLGHA
- a CDS encoding NmrA family NAD(P)-binding protein is translated as MKPTILISGATGSTGSVAASLLLDRGFSVRALVRTNDERTKKLAAQGAEIVTGDFLDFRSVQRAFNGVQRAYFCYPVFPGIVQATVHFAQAAREEDVEYVVNISQRTARADARSESALQHWLAEQVFDRSGVPVTHLRPTAFNEWLLYTRGKIRDGEYGVPFGPTGRFAPISARDQGEVIAAILADPAAHIGKTYPLLGPVELTPPQIAEIVARTLGKAVRYKQIAPEEWVRTVFGGEFPFGAQHLHGITDAHEAGHMAGTNDIVAAIIGREPESVAEFVERNRMAFE
- a CDS encoding methyltransferase domain-containing protein produces the protein MADAAENAQHYEPEGLLERLKLALATMGRDRGRLGPEDLAPLDQFHSRGLDATIELAQALALDDSTRVVDIGSGLGGPSRYLAETYGCTVRGIDLSPPFVEAATFLAERAGLSGKVAYQCADALDLPFDDESFDVAWTQHVAMNIADRAALYRETSRVLRPGGRFAIFDVVAASDAPLHYPVPWARGPEASFLVSAQQMDRLLTEQGFRSLSQVDSTQAGIAWFAERQKARAGQSEPPVLGLPLAMGPGFGEMTANLARNLREGRAALVQAIYEKS
- a CDS encoding GlxA family transcriptional regulator, whose translation is MRIVVLALDGLFDTGLAVTLDALTAANGLASRLMGGTPRFEVSTVGVRKRVRSGQGFTIPVQAITPDLKPDWVIVPALGATTPELLLPALERADVKRAVAQLQAWHREGARIAASCIGTFLLAEAGLLDDRPATTTWSLAPLFRQRYPRVSLDESRMLVPTHIGVTAGAAMGHLDLALWLIRTASPELAALVSRYLLADIRSAQAPYVIPNHLAQADPLIQQFERWARDHLKNGFSLQEAAGALATSTRTLQRRCQEVLGKSPLSYFQDLRVERAQSLLHGSGLDIEAIAAEVGYEDGATLRTLLRQRLGRGVRDLRVELL